The following DNA comes from Mycobacteroides immunogenum.
TCACTGTTGGCCGCGGGCGGCATGTTTTTCACCGCCGCAATGCTGCTGACCAGAGTCACGGCAGCGACGCCGGTATGGGAGCTACTGGTGACCTTCGCGATCTTCGGCGCCGGGTTCGCCATGGTGAATGCGCCGATCACCAACGCCGCCGTCAGCGGAATGCCGCTGGACCGCGCGGGTGCCGCCTCCGCGGTCACTTCCACCAGTCGTCAGGTCGGGGTGAGTATCGGTGTGGCGCTGTGCGGTTCGATCGGTGCGCCCGTTCTCTGGTACATGTGCGCGGCGCTGGGTCTGCTCATCGCTACCCTGGGAATCGTGTCCACGTCACCGGTCGCGGTGCGGTCCGCGCAACGACTCGCCCCGTTGATCGAGGGCACCGCGCCGCGGGAGGTCTCGCATGCCGGATAGACCGCTCGCGGACGAGGTGTGGCGCACCATGGCCAGCCTGGTGCTCGACAACCGCGACGGCTGGCGCCGCACCGTCGTGGAAATGACCGGGCTGCCCTTCAGCCGGGTCCGCATTCTGAGAAGGCTTGCCCGGCAGTCCATGACGATGAAAGGGATCGCCGAAGCGACCGCGCTGGACGCACCCGCGGCCACGGTGGCAGTGAGTGATCTGGAGCGGCGGGGATTGGTGGTACGCCGCGTCGACCCGGAGAACCGCCGCTGTAAACGGGTGTCGCTCACCGACGAGGGCAGAGAGTTGGTGGAAGCTATCGCTGATCTGGACGACCCGGCACCGGCCGCACTGACCGCGCTGGACGAGACGGATCTGAATTCTCTGCACGCCCTCTTGCGGAAGGCGCTGGGCGGTCGTTCGTGAACGGCGCCTAGTCCGCGTCCAGCACCGCCATCGCGGCGTGATAGCCGCCCAGTCCGGATACTCCACCACCTCGGCGAGAACCCGATCCGCACAGCAGTATCCGGTCATGATCGGTGGCCACGCCCCAGCGTTGTGCGGCGGTCTCCAACTGTTCATCGTCTTCGGCGAACGGCCACTGCAGCCCGCCGTGGAAGATGTTGCCTGCCGTCATGCCGAGCGCATCCTCCAGGTCGACGGTGGTCTTGGTCTCAATACACGGCCGGCCGTCTGCGTCGGTGGCCACCACATCGGTGATCGGCTCGGCGAGTACGGAATTCAGTGAAGCGAGCACCGCGTGCTGAAGCTGTTCGGCGCTTGCGCCCAGCCCATGCGGCGTGTGCAGGCCGAAGACCGTCAACGTCTGCGCCCCCGACGCGCGCAACTCCGGTGACAGGATGCTCGAGTCGGCCAGGGAGTGGCAATAGATCTCGCAGGGTAACGGTTGCGGAATCCGGTCGCTGGATGCCTGCCGATACGCGCTCTCCAGCTGGGTGTAGGTCTCGTTGACGTGAAACGTTCCGCCGAAAGCCTGCTCAGGCGTGACACTTTCATCGCGGAGCCGGGGGAGCCGGTTCAGCAGGAGATTCACCTTCACCTGTGCGCCCGGCTGGCCCGCGGGTGGGGCTTCCCCGAGCAGGCCGGCCAGCACCGTGGGGCTGACACCGCTGAGAACCCTGGCACCCGCCACGGTGTGTTCGCCGCTGCCGGTGCGGTATCGCACCTCTCCATCGGGTGATACCGAAAGAACCTCCGCGCCGGTGCGTAGTTCGGCGCCATGTCGCCGGGCGGAGGCCTCCAGCGAACCGGTCACGGCACCCATGCCACCGATCGGGACGTCCCAGGGATTCATCTGGTGGTACAGGAAACAGATGTTCTGTTGCAGGGAAGGGTCATCGGCACTCGCGAAGGTTCCGATGAGTGCGTCCGTCAGCAGCACCCCGCGTCGCAGGTCATCGGGGGTGGCCGCACGGATCACCTCGCCGATGGGTGTCTCGATGAACTGCTCCCACGCCCCGGTCCGCGCGGCGCTGCGCCGGCGCAGCGGCTTGAGCATCGAATCCCATATCGGCCGGGTGACCGAATCGCACAGCGCCCCGAACTCCGCGAAATCATGGGTGCTGGCGAGAAATCCGCTGCGACCGCCGTCGGCCGGGTCGGGTGTGTACGAGGCGAACGTGCGGCGCGCCAACCGCACGTCCAGCGCCAGGTCATCGATGATCTGGCGCGGCAGCAAGCTCACCAGATACGAGTACCGGGACAATCGCGCCTCGACCCCCGCGAAGGCGGGCGCCGAGATAGCCGCACCGCCAAGCACATCGAGGCGCTCCAGCAGCAGCACACGCTGGCCCGCGCGGGACAGGTATGCGGCGGCGGTCAGCGCGTTGTGTCCACCGCCGACAATGACCGTGTCAAAACTATCGGATGCTATGACGCCCATGAAAGGACTGTACGGCCTGGGCGCGATCAGTCGGTGTTTTTCAGTACGTCCTCGAGCTCGGTGCAGAACCAATCCACATCTGACCGCGAGAAAACCAGTGGGGGACGAACTTTCAGAACATTGCCGTCTTGTCCGCAGACCGAGATCAGCACTCGCCGATTACGCAGCTCGTTCACGATGTGTAGCGCACCGGCGCGGTCGGGGGTGCGGGCGGCGGGGTCGTCGACCACCTCCACCCCGGTGTAGAGGCCGGTACCGCGGATATCGCCCAGCCTGACGTGGTCGGCGGCAAGGGCCCGCAACTCGGTACGCAGCATCGCGCCGACCTCCGCGGCATGCAGCTGCAACTTCTCGTCCTCGATCACATCCATCACGGCCGCGGCCGCGGCCATGGAGACGGGGTTGCCCCCGAAGGTGTTGAAATACGGCACATCCAGCGAGAACGGGGTAAGAACCTCGGAGGTGGCCGCCAGCGCCGAAACCGGAATGCCATTGGCCATCGGCTTTCCCATGGTCACCAGGTCGGGCACCACGCCGTGGCGGAGGAATCCCCACATGGCTTCACCGGTGCGCCCAAATCCGGGCTGCACTTCGTCGGCGATCAGCACACCGCCGGCCGAGCGCACCACCTCGGCTGTCGGTTCCAGCACGGAGGCGTCGGGATAGATTCCGTCCGAGGAGAAGATCGTGTCGACTACCAGGCAGCTGAATCCGTAACCCGCGGCGCAGAGTTCGTCGATGGCCCGCGATACGTCGGAGGCAAAGCGCGCGGCTAGCTGGCCCGGCGGAGTTCGGTAGCTGTCGGGCGCCGGTACGGTACGGACGTGCGGCCCCAGCGAGTTCCCGCCGAGTGACGGGGATATCGCCGTGACCGCCTCGGTGTTGCCGTGGTAGGCATCGCTGGTCACGATGATTCCCTTATGGCCGGTGTACATCTGGGCCACCCGCAGCGCCAAGTCGTTGGCCTCGGAACCGGTGCATGCGTACATCACCTGATCGATGGAGCTGGGCATGGTCGCCAGGAGGCGCTCGGAGTAGCCGACAATGCCCTCGTGCAGATACCGGGTGTGGGTGTTGAGGGTAGACATCTGCCGGGTCACCGCGTCGACGACGTGCGGGTGGCAGTGGCCCACGCTGGCCACGTTGTTATAGGCATCCAGATAGCGATTGCCCTCGGCGTCGAACAGATGGCTGCCCTGTCCGCGCACCAGATGCACGGGTCTCTCGTAGAACAGCCGATAGGACGGTCCGAGGACTCGCTCCCGGGCGGTGATGAGTGACTCGGTGGCCGGGTCGTCGAGTTCTCCGGCGTAACTGTTCGAATCCATGATGTTGGAAAAGCTCATCGTTCGTGTGCCTCCTCGAGCACTGTTCTACCAAGGTCGTCGTAGCGGTTGGGAGCGGTGTATTTCAGGGTGAGAGCCAGTGCGACACCGCCTAATCCGGCGGCGGCGACCACCCACGGAATCGCCGAGAAGATCCA
Coding sequences within:
- a CDS encoding MarR family winged helix-turn-helix transcriptional regulator, with product MPDRPLADEVWRTMASLVLDNRDGWRRTVVEMTGLPFSRVRILRRLARQSMTMKGIAEATALDAPAATVAVSDLERRGLVVRRVDPENRRCKRVSLTDEGRELVEAIADLDDPAPAALTALDETDLNSLHALLRKALGGRS
- a CDS encoding phytoene desaturase family protein — translated: MGVIASDSFDTVIVGGGHNALTAAAYLSRAGQRVLLLERLDVLGGAAISAPAFAGVEARLSRYSYLVSLLPRQIIDDLALDVRLARRTFASYTPDPADGGRSGFLASTHDFAEFGALCDSVTRPIWDSMLKPLRRRSAARTGAWEQFIETPIGEVIRAATPDDLRRGVLLTDALIGTFASADDPSLQQNICFLYHQMNPWDVPIGGMGAVTGSLEASARRHGAELRTGAEVLSVSPDGEVRYRTGSGEHTVAGARVLSGVSPTVLAGLLGEAPPAGQPGAQVKVNLLLNRLPRLRDESVTPEQAFGGTFHVNETYTQLESAYRQASSDRIPQPLPCEIYCHSLADSSILSPELRASGAQTLTVFGLHTPHGLGASAEQLQHAVLASLNSVLAEPITDVVATDADGRPCIETKTTVDLEDALGMTAGNIFHGGLQWPFAEDDEQLETAAQRWGVATDHDRILLCGSGSRRGGGVSGLGGYHAAMAVLDAD
- a CDS encoding aspartate aminotransferase family protein, with the protein product MSFSNIMDSNSYAGELDDPATESLITARERVLGPSYRLFYERPVHLVRGQGSHLFDAEGNRYLDAYNNVASVGHCHPHVVDAVTRQMSTLNTHTRYLHEGIVGYSERLLATMPSSIDQVMYACTGSEANDLALRVAQMYTGHKGIIVTSDAYHGNTEAVTAISPSLGGNSLGPHVRTVPAPDSYRTPPGQLAARFASDVSRAIDELCAAGYGFSCLVVDTIFSSDGIYPDASVLEPTAEVVRSAGGVLIADEVQPGFGRTGEAMWGFLRHGVVPDLVTMGKPMANGIPVSALAATSEVLTPFSLDVPYFNTFGGNPVSMAAAAAVMDVIEDEKLQLHAAEVGAMLRTELRALAADHVRLGDIRGTGLYTGVEVVDDPAARTPDRAGALHIVNELRNRRVLISVCGQDGNVLKVRPPLVFSRSDVDWFCTELEDVLKNTD